A single window of Actinoallomurus bryophytorum DNA harbors:
- a CDS encoding type I polyketide synthase: MTTLNDVGREPIAIVGMGCRFPGGVNSSAEYWEMLVSGREGIGKIPDGRWDHHVAAGGETAAATRKAVRYGGFLDDIDGFDAAFFGISPREAALIDPQQRITLEVTWEALEHAGVSPDRLTGSDAGVFIGVNTDDYGRRLLEDLPRIEAWTGIGSSLCGIANRVSYTLDLRGPSLVVDTACSASLAALEMACEALRQNTVPLAIAGGVMLMAGPSLTLVMGAAGALSPDGRCKPFDAAADGYGRGEGCGILILKRLSDARRDGDRVFAVIRGGSVNQDGRTNGIMAPSSEAQEHLFRLACRQAGVSPDSVDYVEAHGTGTKVGDPIEAAALAAVFGPGHTPQRPCLIGSVKSNIGHLEAASGVAGVMKAALALHHRMIPPSLNLTKPSPEIDWAESGLRVVTEAIRWTTPEGRPRRAGVSGYGYGGTIAHLVLEEAAPEAAEAIPDVIPDGAPRLYPLSGESPESVREYAGRLADWLHHDGAGTPLEDVGHTLAHRRAHLTHRHGIVAADRDELTTRLRAVAEDRPIDQVSVGTPLEPAAGPGLVWVFSGHGSQWTGMGRELLDGEPVFRDVLESIEPIFRAEIGFSPIEEILGGELRATDRIQPMIFALQAGLAELWGHYGVRPSAIIGHSVGEISAAVAAGILDLHDGARLVCRRSLLLRRAMGHGAMAMVNLPFEEVAGRLGGRQDVVAAISASPSSTVLAGDSSAIEALAEEWRREDGRFVRRVDSDVAFHSAHMDPLLPGLVAAAHDLTPWPARLPTYTTALADPRSTETRDGDYWAANLRNPVRFTQAVEAALEDGYRAFLEISAHPVVLPSMLETFAAARVEETMAAYTLRRNRPEQATMLVNLGTLHGNGVPVGWGAAQPRGHIVDLPRSAWQHRRYVAESPRRSGAHGRAHDPDEHTLLGSSLMVNTSPPTMLWQTDLDLSNRPYPGDHPVQGTEIVPAAVLLNTFVAAARDGGPPPALAEVALRMPVAVGGTRTLQIIFTDGALRLSSRPLDDDSDSGWLTHTTAVVSTPAEQIWADEPFVAAARARCAEPLPGDQVIARLADVSVAAMGFPWQILELSRGEGVMVARVSTRGPDGEEPATWAPLLDAAMSMASIIFSFSGPAVLRMPAHIRRFATTGQPPTEALIGVRTLGGPAGRDTVDVDITTMSGELVARFLGLRYGVPNGDIGAPTSPRRLVHEMVWRPLDLDADASGSPAPGGNGIAAAAPSVAVFVGDDGAAAGALGPALAEAGVRTLTVPQAADLPRFTEPAAVIVVPTGGRETLEAAVDAAWRLVDTAQRLADRGDAERARLWCLTQGVREGESVEQSPLWGVGRVLAGEHPELWGGLVDLDLRDPAAGPLLARLLRTPPGDEIVALRDGGALAARLVPLEQAEARTGRLVGCRADGTYLITGGLGTLGLEVAHWLAGRGARRLVLLGRTGLPPHEEWATVTDPATRDRIESVRALENRGVTVRTLALDIADREQAARLLDAHALGLPPIRGIVHAAGVLDNRLARNVDRRSLHTVMRPKVGGALVLHELFPPASLDFLVLFSSAGPLLGLPGQTAYAAANTFLDALAAHRRAADRDDRTTAIGWTSWRGLGMSTSSEVIDAELAARGTADITAADAFRSWEYVERHDVAHVAVLRTIPLEPGMRRPVILSELLAEEAAAPGGADAADRSWAGLAGEELRNHVVGEVTRQVAAELRLPAEELDPRRPLAGLGLDSVLSLVVRQRLERHFRLRLPSALLWNAQSAQSVGDSLAEMLSAYDGGAE, translated from the coding sequence ATGACGACACTGAACGACGTCGGCCGGGAACCCATTGCCATCGTGGGAATGGGCTGCCGATTCCCCGGCGGCGTCAACTCTTCGGCCGAATACTGGGAAATGCTCGTCTCCGGCAGGGAGGGCATAGGAAAGATTCCGGATGGCCGATGGGACCATCACGTCGCCGCAGGGGGCGAGACCGCGGCGGCGACGCGGAAAGCGGTCAGATACGGCGGGTTCCTGGATGACATCGACGGCTTTGACGCGGCCTTCTTCGGGATCTCTCCTCGCGAGGCCGCGCTGATCGACCCGCAGCAGCGGATCACGCTGGAGGTCACCTGGGAGGCGCTCGAGCACGCCGGGGTCTCCCCCGACCGGCTCACCGGCAGCGACGCCGGTGTGTTCATCGGGGTGAACACCGACGACTACGGACGCCGGCTGCTGGAGGACCTGCCGCGCATCGAGGCGTGGACCGGAATCGGCTCGTCACTATGCGGCATCGCCAACCGCGTGTCGTACACGCTGGACCTGCGCGGCCCCAGCCTGGTCGTGGACACCGCCTGCTCCGCGTCGCTGGCCGCGCTGGAGATGGCGTGCGAGGCCCTGCGGCAGAACACCGTGCCGCTGGCGATCGCCGGCGGCGTGATGCTGATGGCCGGCCCGAGCCTCACGCTGGTGATGGGCGCCGCGGGCGCGCTGTCACCCGACGGCCGGTGCAAGCCGTTCGACGCCGCGGCCGACGGGTACGGGCGTGGCGAGGGCTGCGGCATCCTCATTCTGAAGCGACTGTCGGACGCGCGGCGCGACGGCGACCGGGTCTTCGCCGTGATCCGCGGCGGCTCGGTCAACCAGGACGGCCGGACCAACGGCATCATGGCGCCCAGCAGCGAAGCCCAGGAGCACCTCTTCCGGCTGGCCTGCCGGCAGGCGGGCGTCTCGCCCGACTCGGTGGACTACGTGGAGGCCCACGGCACCGGCACGAAGGTCGGCGATCCGATCGAGGCGGCCGCACTCGCCGCGGTGTTCGGCCCCGGGCACACCCCGCAGCGGCCGTGCCTGATCGGCTCGGTCAAGTCGAACATCGGCCACCTCGAGGCCGCGTCCGGCGTGGCCGGCGTCATGAAGGCCGCCCTCGCCCTCCACCACCGGATGATCCCGCCGAGCCTGAACCTCACCAAGCCGAGCCCGGAGATCGACTGGGCCGAGTCGGGGCTGCGGGTCGTCACGGAGGCCATCCGCTGGACCACCCCGGAAGGCCGTCCCCGCCGGGCCGGCGTGTCCGGGTACGGCTATGGCGGCACCATCGCGCACCTTGTCCTCGAGGAGGCCGCGCCGGAGGCCGCCGAGGCGATTCCGGATGTGATCCCGGACGGCGCGCCCCGGCTCTATCCGCTGTCCGGCGAGTCGCCCGAGTCCGTACGGGAGTACGCGGGCCGCCTGGCCGACTGGCTGCACCACGACGGCGCCGGCACACCGCTGGAGGACGTCGGGCACACCCTCGCCCACCGGCGCGCCCATCTGACCCATCGGCACGGCATCGTCGCCGCCGACCGCGACGAGCTGACCACGCGGCTCCGCGCGGTGGCGGAGGACCGGCCCATCGACCAGGTCAGCGTGGGCACGCCTCTGGAGCCCGCCGCCGGACCCGGGCTGGTCTGGGTCTTCTCCGGGCACGGATCGCAGTGGACCGGGATGGGCCGCGAACTACTCGACGGCGAGCCCGTGTTCCGCGACGTGCTGGAGAGCATCGAGCCGATCTTCCGGGCGGAGATCGGCTTCTCGCCCATCGAGGAGATCCTCGGCGGCGAACTGCGCGCCACCGACCGGATCCAGCCGATGATCTTCGCGCTGCAGGCCGGGCTGGCCGAGCTCTGGGGTCACTACGGCGTCCGCCCCTCGGCCATCATCGGGCACTCCGTCGGGGAGATCTCCGCCGCCGTCGCCGCCGGCATCCTCGACCTCCATGACGGCGCGCGACTCGTCTGCCGCCGCTCGCTGCTGCTCAGGCGCGCGATGGGCCACGGCGCGATGGCGATGGTCAACCTGCCGTTCGAGGAGGTCGCCGGGCGGCTCGGCGGCCGGCAGGACGTGGTCGCGGCGATCTCCGCCTCCCCGTCGTCGACGGTACTGGCCGGTGACTCCTCCGCGATCGAGGCGCTCGCGGAGGAATGGCGCCGCGAGGACGGCCGGTTCGTCCGCCGGGTGGACTCCGATGTGGCCTTCCACAGCGCCCACATGGATCCGCTGCTGCCCGGGCTCGTCGCGGCGGCGCACGACCTGACGCCGTGGCCCGCCCGGCTCCCGACGTACACCACCGCGCTGGCGGACCCGCGCAGCACGGAGACCCGCGACGGTGACTACTGGGCGGCGAACCTCCGCAACCCCGTCAGATTCACCCAGGCGGTCGAGGCCGCGCTGGAGGACGGTTACCGCGCGTTCCTGGAGATCTCCGCGCACCCGGTGGTGCTCCCCTCAATGCTCGAGACGTTCGCCGCGGCCCGGGTCGAGGAGACGATGGCCGCGTACACCCTGCGGCGGAACCGGCCGGAGCAGGCCACGATGCTCGTCAACCTCGGCACCCTGCACGGCAACGGCGTGCCGGTCGGCTGGGGTGCGGCCCAGCCGCGCGGGCACATCGTCGATCTGCCGCGCTCGGCCTGGCAGCATCGGCGGTACGTGGCGGAGAGCCCGCGCCGGAGCGGTGCGCACGGCCGGGCGCACGACCCGGATGAGCACACGCTGCTCGGCTCGTCGCTCATGGTCAACACCAGCCCGCCGACGATGCTGTGGCAGACCGACCTCGACCTGTCCAACCGCCCCTATCCGGGCGACCATCCGGTGCAGGGCACCGAGATCGTCCCGGCCGCCGTCCTGCTGAACACGTTCGTCGCCGCGGCGCGCGACGGCGGGCCACCGCCCGCACTGGCCGAGGTGGCTCTGCGCATGCCCGTCGCGGTCGGCGGCACGAGGACGCTCCAGATCATCTTCACCGACGGCGCCCTCCGGCTCAGTTCCCGTCCCCTCGACGACGACTCCGACAGCGGGTGGCTGACCCACACGACGGCGGTCGTCTCCACCCCGGCCGAGCAGATCTGGGCGGACGAGCCGTTCGTCGCCGCGGCGCGTGCGCGGTGCGCCGAGCCGCTGCCCGGCGACCAGGTCATCGCCCGGCTGGCCGACGTCAGCGTGGCCGCGATGGGATTCCCCTGGCAGATCCTCGAGCTGTCACGGGGCGAGGGCGTGATGGTCGCCCGGGTCTCCACGCGCGGCCCGGACGGTGAGGAGCCGGCAACCTGGGCCCCTCTGCTCGACGCCGCGATGTCCATGGCCTCGATCATTTTCTCCTTCTCCGGACCGGCGGTCCTGCGGATGCCCGCGCACATCCGCCGGTTCGCGACCACCGGGCAACCGCCGACCGAGGCCCTCATCGGCGTGAGGACCCTCGGGGGTCCGGCGGGACGGGACACGGTCGACGTCGATATCACGACCATGTCGGGGGAACTGGTCGCCCGGTTCCTCGGGCTTCGCTACGGGGTCCCCAACGGTGACATCGGTGCGCCCACCAGCCCGCGCCGCCTGGTGCACGAGATGGTCTGGCGCCCCCTGGACCTGGACGCGGACGCCTCGGGGTCACCTGCCCCCGGCGGCAACGGCATCGCGGCCGCCGCACCTTCGGTCGCGGTGTTCGTCGGGGACGACGGGGCGGCGGCCGGGGCCCTGGGCCCGGCGCTCGCGGAGGCGGGCGTCCGTACGCTCACGGTCCCCCAGGCCGCGGACCTACCGCGGTTCACCGAGCCGGCCGCGGTGATCGTCGTGCCCACCGGCGGCCGGGAGACGCTCGAGGCGGCCGTCGACGCCGCCTGGCGGCTGGTCGACACGGCGCAGCGGCTGGCCGACCGCGGCGACGCCGAGCGCGCCCGCCTGTGGTGCCTCACACAGGGCGTACGAGAGGGCGAATCGGTCGAGCAGTCCCCCCTCTGGGGTGTCGGCCGCGTGCTGGCGGGCGAGCATCCGGAGCTGTGGGGCGGCCTCGTCGACCTGGACCTCCGCGACCCCGCGGCAGGGCCCTTACTGGCCCGCCTGCTACGCACGCCGCCCGGCGATGAGATCGTCGCCCTGCGAGACGGCGGCGCGCTGGCGGCCCGGCTGGTACCCCTCGAGCAGGCCGAAGCACGGACAGGACGGCTCGTGGGCTGCCGCGCGGACGGCACGTACCTCATCACCGGAGGGCTCGGCACGCTCGGCCTGGAGGTCGCGCACTGGCTGGCCGGCCGCGGCGCACGGCGCCTGGTCCTCCTGGGACGGACCGGTCTGCCGCCCCACGAGGAATGGGCCACGGTCACCGACCCCGCGACACGCGACCGCATCGAGTCGGTACGGGCCCTGGAGAACCGCGGCGTCACCGTAAGGACGCTCGCACTCGACATCGCCGACCGGGAACAGGCCGCGAGGCTGCTGGACGCCCACGCGCTCGGCCTGCCGCCGATCCGCGGGATCGTGCACGCGGCGGGTGTCCTGGACAACCGGCTGGCCAGGAACGTCGATCGGCGGTCGCTGCACACGGTCATGCGGCCGAAGGTCGGCGGGGCACTCGTGTTGCACGAGCTCTTTCCGCCCGCGAGCCTGGACTTCCTGGTGTTGTTCTCCTCGGCCGGACCGCTGCTCGGTCTGCCCGGGCAGACCGCCTACGCCGCGGCCAACACCTTCCTTGACGCGCTCGCCGCGCACCGGCGGGCGGCCGACCGCGACGACCGCACCACCGCCATCGGCTGGACCTCCTGGCGAGGGCTGGGCATGTCCACCTCGTCCGAGGTCATCGACGCCGAGCTGGCGGCGCGTGGAACGGCCGACATCACCGCCGCGGACGCCTTCCGCTCCTGGGAATACGTCGAACGGCACGACGTGGCCCACGTCGCGGTGCTGCGCACCATCCCGCTCGAACCGGGAATGCGGCGGCCCGTCATCCTGAGTGAGCTGCTCGCGGAAGAAGCGGCGGCACCCGGCGGCGCCGACGCGGCGGACCGCTCCTGGGCCGGCCTGGCCGGCGAGGAACTGCGAAACCACGTCGTCGGCGAGGTGACACGGCAGGTCGCCGCCGAGCTGCGGCTGCCGGCCGAGGAGCTCGACCCCCGCCGGCCACTGGCCGGGCTGGGACTCGACTCGGTGCTGAGCCTCGTCGTCCGGCAACGACTGGAAAGACACTTCCGCCTTCGCCTGCCGTCCGCGCTGCTCTGGAACGCCCAGAGCGCCCAATCCGTCGGCGACTCCCTCGCCGAGATGCTCTCGGCATACGACGGGGGCGCCGAATGA
- a CDS encoding medium chain dehydrogenase/reductase family protein, protein MRYTNVVVSRRGDSGGIEVTTRESAPPGPGQVLIRLVAAGVSYGDVLLREGVIPGAPKPPFVPGYDAAGVVEAVGDGVSGLAAGQWVCAIVRGGGYSEFLTAPADRVVPLPDGVDPVEVAAMALNYFVAYQMLHRVAHARPGQTAMVHGAAGGVGTALLELAALAGVKCFGSASPGKREVVTSLGAEYIDYRAEDFVNVVRGRPGWALDDTFDCKHGHPRGGVDMVFDAVGGTHFMRSYRALNRPGTLVAYGQSQALHEGNARTGLAIFGFLGGIFAPKLIPDGRRTVFYNAWSLEKKEPRAYRDDMTKLLDLLAAGEIKPVIARTLPLSEARAAQGLLEKSAVAGKIVLICDDDAPGERTRTEDPRERSGRVEQRGSATS, encoded by the coding sequence ATGAGATACACGAACGTGGTGGTGAGCCGCCGCGGTGACTCGGGCGGCATCGAGGTGACCACGCGGGAGAGCGCACCGCCCGGGCCCGGTCAGGTGCTGATCCGGCTGGTCGCGGCCGGGGTCTCCTACGGTGACGTACTCCTGCGTGAAGGCGTCATTCCCGGCGCGCCGAAGCCGCCCTTCGTCCCCGGGTACGACGCGGCCGGCGTGGTCGAGGCGGTGGGCGACGGCGTGTCGGGGCTGGCGGCGGGGCAGTGGGTCTGCGCCATCGTGCGGGGCGGCGGGTACTCGGAGTTCCTGACCGCGCCCGCCGACCGGGTGGTGCCGTTGCCGGACGGGGTCGACCCGGTGGAGGTCGCCGCGATGGCGCTGAACTACTTCGTCGCCTACCAGATGCTGCACCGGGTCGCCCATGCGCGACCGGGCCAGACCGCCATGGTGCACGGCGCGGCGGGCGGCGTCGGCACCGCCCTGCTGGAGCTGGCCGCGCTGGCGGGGGTCAAGTGCTTCGGCTCGGCCTCGCCGGGAAAGCGGGAGGTCGTCACGTCCCTGGGCGCCGAGTACATCGACTACCGCGCGGAGGACTTCGTCAACGTGGTGCGCGGACGCCCCGGATGGGCGCTCGATGACACCTTCGACTGCAAGCACGGGCACCCCCGCGGCGGCGTGGACATGGTGTTCGACGCGGTGGGAGGCACGCACTTCATGCGCTCGTACCGCGCGTTGAACCGGCCCGGCACGCTCGTCGCGTACGGGCAGAGCCAGGCGCTGCACGAGGGCAACGCGCGTACGGGCCTGGCCATCTTCGGGTTCCTGGGCGGGATATTCGCCCCGAAGCTGATCCCCGACGGCCGGCGCACGGTCTTCTACAACGCATGGAGCCTCGAGAAGAAAGAGCCACGTGCCTACCGGGACGACATGACCAAGCTGCTGGACCTGCTCGCGGCCGGCGAGATCAAACCGGTCATCGCACGGACCCTTCCGCTGTCGGAGGCGCGCGCCGCCCAGGGGCTTCTGGAGAAGTCGGCGGTCGCCGGAAAGATCGTCCTGATCTGTGACGATGACGCGCCCGGCGAGCGGACCCGAACGGAGGACCCGCGCGAGCGTTCAGGCCGCGTGGAGCAGAGAGGGAGTGCCACATCGTGA